A single region of the Fibrobacter sp. UWT2 genome encodes:
- the carB gene encoding carbamoyl-phosphate synthase large subunit: MKIEGIDKVLIIGSGPIVIGQACEFDYSGTQACKALREQGYKIVLVNSNPATIMTDPVMADATYIEPLNVARLTQIIEKERPQALLPNLGGQTGLNLASALSKAGVLDKYGVKVIGVNLDAIERGEDREIFKETMQKLGIDTPRSGICHSVEEAEKIVSEIGYPVVVRPAYTMGGAGGGFCYNVEELRTICSNGLELSMTHQCLIEESILGWEELEVEVVRDSKNQMIAICFIENIDPVGVHTGDSFCAAPFLTIDKKLEEELKEKAFKIVESIGVIGGTNVQFAHDPKTGRVVIIEINPRTSRSSALASKATGFPIALISAKLAAGLTLDQIPYWRDGSLEKYTPSGDYVVLKFARWAFEKFRGVDDCLGTQMKAVGEVMAIGKTYKETLQKAIRGLENGRSGLGFAKDFNKKSKEELLEMMKTASSERHFQMYEAIRKGATDEEIFAATYEKAYFVQQMRELVELEEEMLKTPGRLPSDELLIKAKKDGFSDKYIAKILGIREKDVRKKRTELGVVEGWCAVPVSGVKDQYYYYSTYNCKDESTASTNPKKIMILGGGPNRIGQGIEFDYCCCHAAMALREMGYETIMVNCNPETVSTDYDTSDKLYFEPVSLEDVLQIYHKEKPAGVIVQFGGQTPLNIARALSDEGVKILGTSIDSIDIAEDRDLFRKMMDQLGIPMPESGMATNIDEALACVKQIGGYPVMIRPSFVLGGRGMEVIYDENMLREYVAKAVGVTPDRPLLIDRFLHNALECEADALSDGEHVYIPSVMEHVELAGVHSGDSACIIPPVTITKENLATIKDYTRKIAEALHVCGLMNMQYAIEDGKVFVLEANPRASRTVPLVSKVCNTQMARLATRLMLGAKLEDLKLKDKKFNHHGAKEAVFPFDKFPKVDPVLGPEMRSTGEVLGLSDDYALAYYKSQEAAGSFLPSEGAVLISLSDKVNLSEQAIEIGKEFQKLGFKIYATEGTAKFYEAAGVKCEVVNKIAEGRPNVLDIILNKQVNLIINTPWAKRDAIKDESAIRKAAIKYKVPYITTLAGAYNTVKGIAAARNGHGAVKSLQEYHASIEEV; this comes from the coding sequence ATGAAGATTGAAGGCATCGACAAAGTCCTTATCATCGGTTCTGGCCCGATCGTAATCGGTCAGGCTTGCGAATTCGACTATTCCGGCACCCAGGCTTGCAAGGCCCTGCGCGAACAGGGTTACAAGATTGTGCTCGTGAACTCTAACCCGGCTACCATCATGACCGACCCGGTCATGGCCGATGCCACCTACATCGAACCGCTGAACGTCGCCCGCCTCACCCAGATTATCGAAAAGGAACGCCCGCAGGCCCTCCTCCCGAACTTGGGCGGTCAGACCGGCTTGAACCTCGCCTCTGCTTTGAGCAAGGCTGGCGTGCTGGACAAGTACGGCGTGAAGGTCATCGGTGTGAACCTCGACGCTATCGAACGCGGCGAAGACCGTGAAATCTTCAAGGAAACCATGCAGAAGCTCGGCATCGATACTCCGCGCTCCGGCATTTGCCACTCCGTGGAAGAAGCCGAAAAGATCGTTTCCGAAATCGGCTACCCGGTGGTGGTTCGCCCGGCATACACCATGGGTGGTGCAGGCGGCGGTTTCTGCTACAACGTGGAAGAACTCCGCACCATTTGCTCTAACGGTCTTGAACTCTCGATGACGCACCAGTGCCTCATCGAGGAATCCATTCTCGGTTGGGAAGAGCTGGAAGTTGAAGTGGTTCGCGATTCCAAGAACCAGATGATCGCCATCTGCTTCATCGAAAACATTGACCCGGTGGGCGTGCATACCGGCGACTCCTTCTGCGCAGCCCCGTTCCTCACCATCGACAAGAAGCTCGAAGAAGAACTGAAGGAAAAGGCCTTCAAGATTGTGGAATCCATCGGCGTGATTGGCGGTACCAACGTGCAGTTCGCTCACGACCCGAAGACCGGCCGCGTGGTGATTATCGAAATCAACCCGCGTACCAGCCGCTCTTCTGCCCTTGCTTCCAAGGCTACCGGCTTCCCGATCGCCCTCATTTCTGCAAAGCTCGCCGCAGGCCTTACCCTCGACCAGATTCCGTACTGGCGCGACGGAAGCCTCGAAAAGTACACCCCGAGCGGTGACTACGTGGTGCTCAAGTTCGCTCGCTGGGCATTCGAAAAGTTCCGCGGCGTCGATGACTGCCTCGGCACCCAGATGAAGGCTGTGGGCGAAGTCATGGCTATCGGCAAGACCTACAAGGAAACCCTCCAGAAGGCTATCCGCGGCCTCGAAAACGGTCGCTCCGGCCTCGGCTTTGCGAAGGACTTCAACAAGAAGAGCAAGGAAGAACTCCTTGAAATGATGAAGACCGCTTCTTCCGAACGCCACTTCCAGATGTACGAAGCCATCCGCAAGGGCGCAACCGACGAAGAAATCTTCGCCGCCACCTACGAAAAGGCTTACTTCGTGCAGCAGATGCGCGAACTCGTGGAACTCGAAGAAGAAATGCTCAAGACTCCGGGTCGCCTGCCTTCTGACGAGCTCCTCATCAAGGCCAAGAAAGACGGCTTCAGCGACAAGTATATTGCCAAGATTCTCGGTATCCGCGAAAAGGACGTGCGCAAGAAGCGCACCGAACTCGGCGTGGTCGAAGGCTGGTGTGCAGTGCCGGTGAGCGGCGTGAAGGACCAGTACTACTACTACAGCACCTACAACTGCAAGGACGAATCTACCGCCAGCACGAACCCGAAGAAGATCATGATCCTCGGCGGTGGCCCGAACAGAATCGGCCAGGGCATCGAATTCGACTACTGCTGCTGCCACGCTGCCATGGCTCTCCGCGAAATGGGTTACGAAACCATCATGGTCAACTGCAACCCCGAAACGGTCTCTACCGACTACGATACTTCCGACAAGCTGTACTTCGAACCGGTCAGCCTCGAAGACGTTCTCCAGATTTACCACAAGGAAAAGCCGGCTGGCGTGATCGTGCAGTTCGGTGGTCAGACTCCGCTGAACATTGCCCGCGCCCTGAGCGACGAAGGCGTCAAGATTCTCGGTACGAGCATCGACTCCATCGACATCGCCGAAGACCGCGACCTGTTCCGCAAGATGATGGACCAGCTCGGCATCCCGATGCCGGAAAGCGGCATGGCCACGAACATCGACGAAGCCCTCGCTTGCGTCAAGCAGATCGGTGGCTACCCGGTGATGATCCGCCCGAGCTTCGTGCTTGGCGGCCGCGGCATGGAAGTCATCTACGACGAAAACATGCTCCGCGAATACGTTGCCAAGGCTGTCGGCGTGACCCCGGACCGTCCGCTCCTCATCGACCGCTTCCTCCACAACGCTTTGGAATGCGAAGCCGACGCCCTCTCTGACGGCGAACATGTTTACATCCCGTCCGTGATGGAACACGTCGAACTTGCCGGTGTCCACTCCGGTGACTCCGCTTGCATTATCCCGCCGGTGACCATCACTAAGGAAAACTTGGCAACCATCAAGGATTACACCAGGAAGATTGCTGAAGCTCTCCACGTTTGCGGCCTCATGAACATGCAGTACGCTATCGAAGACGGCAAGGTGTTCGTTCTCGAAGCCAACCCGCGTGCATCCCGCACGGTGCCTCTGGTCTCCAAGGTTTGCAACACGCAGATGGCCCGCCTCGCGACCCGCCTGATGCTCGGTGCCAAGCTCGAAGACTTGAAGCTCAAGGACAAGAAGTTCAACCATCACGGCGCCAAGGAAGCAGTGTTCCCGTTCGACAAGTTCCCGAAGGTGGATCCGGTTCTCGGCCCCGAAATGCGCTCCACTGGTGAAGTGCTCGGCCTTTCCGACGACTACGCCCTCGCTTACTACAAGAGCCAGGAAGCAGCCGGTTCCTTCCTCCCGTCCGAAGGCGCTGTGCTCATCAGCCTTTCTGACAAGGTGAACCTCTCCGAACAGGCTATTGAAATCGGTAAGGAATTCCAGAAGCTCGGCTTCAAGATTTACGCTACCGAAGGTACCGCCAAGTTCTACGAAGCCGCCGGTGTCAAGTGCGAAGTGGTGAACAAGATTGCTGAAGGCCGCCCGAACGTTCTCGATATCATCCTGAACAAGCAGGTGAACCTCATCATCAACACGCCGTGGGCAAAGCGCGACGCCATCAAGGACGAAAGCGCCATCCGCAAGGCCGCCATCAAGTACAAGGTTCCGTACATCACGACCCTCGCCGGTGCCTACAACACCGTCAAGGGCATCGCCGCTGCTCGTAACGGCCACGGTGCCGTGAAGAGCCTCCAGGAATACCACGCAAGCATCGAAGAGGTGTAA
- the bioB gene encoding biotin synthase BioB: MSFIQELKEKVLGGYEITREEAIQLLSEDLQELCDAANEIREKFHGNDFDFCSIVNARSGRCSENCKYCAQSSYYHTGAPEYKLLSADEIVADAKKKEAAGIPRYSIVTSGRTLSNRDVEQISEAIRRLKKETKLSVCLSAGLLNREQLDKLKEAGLTRFHNNLETYRRHFPDVCTTHTYDDKIGALQNALAAGLEICSGGIMGLGETMEDRIDMCLDLRKLGVKSTPVNVLNAIPGTPYENLPKLTNDEFCRIVAIYRFINPKAFIRLAGGRGVLGDDGKRAFKSGANAAITDDMLTTAGVNSCKDFELVKGLGFTPHGFIG; the protein is encoded by the coding sequence ATGTCTTTTATCCAGGAACTTAAAGAAAAAGTATTGGGCGGCTACGAAATTACCCGCGAAGAGGCAATCCAGCTTTTGAGTGAAGACTTGCAGGAACTCTGCGATGCCGCCAACGAAATCCGCGAAAAATTCCACGGTAACGACTTTGACTTCTGCTCCATCGTGAACGCACGCAGCGGGCGTTGCTCCGAAAACTGCAAGTACTGCGCCCAGAGCAGCTACTACCACACCGGCGCACCCGAATACAAGCTCCTCAGCGCCGACGAAATCGTAGCCGACGCCAAAAAGAAGGAAGCCGCAGGCATTCCGCGTTACTCCATCGTGACCTCGGGCCGCACGCTCTCGAACCGCGACGTAGAACAGATTAGCGAAGCCATTCGCCGCCTCAAGAAAGAAACAAAGCTTTCCGTATGCCTTTCGGCAGGGCTCTTGAACAGAGAACAGCTCGACAAGTTGAAAGAAGCTGGCCTCACCCGCTTCCACAACAACCTGGAAACTTACCGCAGGCACTTTCCCGACGTGTGCACCACGCACACCTACGACGACAAGATTGGCGCTTTGCAAAACGCCCTTGCCGCAGGCCTTGAAATCTGCAGCGGTGGCATCATGGGGCTCGGCGAAACCATGGAAGACCGAATCGACATGTGCCTGGATCTCCGCAAACTCGGAGTCAAGTCTACACCGGTGAACGTGCTGAACGCCATCCCGGGCACGCCTTACGAAAACCTCCCGAAACTCACGAACGATGAATTCTGCCGCATCGTGGCAATTTACAGGTTCATCAACCCGAAGGCATTCATCCGCCTCGCAGGCGGCCGCGGCGTTCTCGGCGACGACGGCAAGCGTGCCTTCAAGAGCGGCGCGAACGCTGCCATCACCGACGACATGCTCACCACCGCAGGCGTCAACAGCTGCAAAGACTTCGAGCTCGTTAAAGGCCTCGGCTTCACCCCGCACGGATTCATCGGCTAA